The following proteins are encoded in a genomic region of Nitratireductor sp. GISD-1A_MAKvit:
- a CDS encoding ABC transporter permease produces the protein MFELIADPSFAASIPRFVTPILLAALGGALCERAGVFNIALEGFLLVGAFAAVLGAYFSGTPYIGALTAMVAGMALGVVFAEFNVRRGGDSIVVSIAINLLAAGLTTFFLRAIFDVTGAFSDPAIAGFSPIRLPFIEDVPLLGPILSGQSLPFYLALLSVPFLHVFLARHRLGLRIRAAGENPQALRAGGVSPKRVQLLALIACGALCGLGGAQLSIANVNLFVENMSAGRGWIAVVAVLLTRGRPWPLFFIALLFGAVDSLSFRVQGLGLAQQFTDMMPYLATLIVLVALSWWRARRARGDAS, from the coding sequence ATGTTTGAGCTGATCGCCGATCCCTCCTTCGCCGCCTCCATTCCGCGCTTTGTCACGCCCATTCTTCTGGCCGCCCTTGGGGGCGCGCTGTGCGAGCGGGCCGGTGTCTTCAACATCGCGCTGGAAGGCTTTTTGCTCGTGGGCGCTTTCGCGGCGGTGCTGGGGGCCTATTTCTCCGGCACGCCCTATATCGGCGCGTTGACGGCCATGGTGGCCGGCATGGCGCTTGGTGTTGTCTTTGCCGAGTTTAATGTGCGGCGCGGCGGCGATTCCATCGTCGTTTCCATCGCCATCAACCTTCTGGCAGCCGGTCTCACCACCTTCTTCCTGCGCGCCATTTTCGATGTCACGGGCGCTTTCAGCGATCCGGCGATTGCCGGCTTTTCGCCCATCCGCCTGCCCTTCATAGAAGATGTGCCGCTCCTTGGCCCGATCCTGAGCGGCCAGTCTCTGCCCTTCTATCTGGCGCTTCTCAGCGTTCCGTTCCTGCATGTGTTTCTCGCCCGTCACCGCCTTGGCCTGCGCATTCGCGCCGCGGGTGAAAATCCTCAGGCGCTTCGGGCGGGCGGTGTCAGCCCAAAGCGTGTCCAGCTTCTGGCGCTCATTGCATGCGGCGCGCTCTGCGGTCTGGGCGGGGCGCAGCTCTCCATCGCCAATGTCAATCTCTTCGTTGAGAACATGAGCGCCGGGCGCGGCTGGATTGCAGTTGTCGCGGTGCTGTTGACCCGTGGCCGCCCGTGGCCGCTCTTCTTCATCGCGCTCCTGTTCGGTGCCGTCGACAGCCTGTCCTTCCGGGTGCAGGGTCTTGGGCTTGCCCAGCAGTTCACCGACATGATGCCGTATCTGGCGACCCTTATCGTGCTGGTTGCCCTGTCATGGTGGCGGGCAAGACGCGCAAGAGGAGATGCTTCATGA
- a CDS encoding ABC transporter permease, giving the protein MMAFDAGRATRSALPWLFTFLWIAAITLALLLFVGAPVGEALSGFWNGAFGGRRSAYLMATLSRSALIVGMALSVMLSFRAGLFNIGGEGQLVAGGLVAALVAVLMPGPPLLVLVVAIIAAMLAGALWALLAGVLQLFMGVPLLVGSLLLNYPIRYIASYLVAHPYRDVQSGMVQSHLVPQETWFAYFPGTRLDIGILFTAVAAAFALIYSYWTVHGYHTRLNGLSPDFARTVGLPVRRLTLQTLALSGAIAGMVGAIAVFGIHHRYIDGMLVQPLYAWTGIIAVLLVGMVPWAVPISGFFFAAVQTGAAGMERAAGVPKEIALVVQAVIILFVASRVSGALTASRNDGDGHV; this is encoded by the coding sequence ATGATGGCTTTCGATGCCGGCAGGGCCACTCGCAGCGCGCTGCCATGGCTCTTCACCTTCCTGTGGATCGCCGCGATCACTCTGGCGCTGCTGCTTTTCGTCGGCGCGCCGGTGGGCGAAGCTCTTTCGGGCTTCTGGAACGGCGCGTTCGGTGGGCGCAGAAGTGCCTATCTGATGGCGACCCTCAGCCGCTCGGCCCTCATTGTCGGCATGGCGCTTTCGGTCATGCTGAGCTTTCGCGCCGGCCTGTTCAACATTGGTGGCGAGGGGCAGCTTGTCGCCGGCGGGCTGGTGGCAGCCCTCGTCGCCGTTCTGATGCCGGGGCCGCCGTTGCTTGTGCTGGTCGTTGCGATCATCGCTGCCATGCTGGCCGGCGCCTTGTGGGCGCTGCTTGCCGGCGTGCTCCAGCTTTTCATGGGCGTGCCGCTGCTTGTCGGCTCGCTCCTCCTCAACTATCCGATCCGCTACATCGCCTCCTATCTGGTGGCCCATCCTTACCGCGACGTGCAGTCGGGCATGGTGCAGTCGCATCTCGTGCCGCAGGAAACCTGGTTTGCCTATTTCCCGGGAACGCGGCTCGATATCGGCATTCTCTTCACGGCCGTGGCGGCAGCCTTTGCGCTGATCTACAGCTACTGGACCGTCCACGGCTATCACACGCGGCTCAACGGTCTTTCGCCCGATTTCGCCCGCACGGTCGGCCTGCCGGTGCGAAGGCTCACACTGCAGACGCTGGCGCTCAGCGGTGCCATTGCCGGCATGGTTGGTGCAATCGCCGTGTTCGGCATTCACCACCGCTATATCGACGGCATGCTGGTGCAGCCGCTCTATGCGTGGACGGGCATCATCGCGGTGCTGCTGGTTGGCATGGTGCCGTGGGCGGTGCCGATCTCCGGCTTCTTCTTTGCTGCCGTCCAGACGGGGGCTGCCGGCATGGAGCGGGCGGCCGGCGTTCCCAAGGAGATCGCGCTGGTGGTGCAGGCGGTCATCATCCTTTTCGTGGCAAGCCGCGTTTCCGGCGCGTTGACGGCATCGAGGAACGATGGAGACGGCCATGTTTGA
- a CDS encoding ABC transporter ATP-binding protein — MRIDLQDVTVRFGPVTAVDNVSLGIKPGEIHALLGENGAGKSTLMNALFGLVTPESGTIRLDGETRHWASPQDAIAHGLGMVHQHFMLQEEMTVLENIVLCAEPVGRFGFVDFSRARSRLDEIAKTHGVAIDLDRRVGRLSVGERQAVEILKVLYREAEVLILDEPTAVLTPQEKDRLFATLKSFREAGKAIVLITHKLDEVMEIADRVSVMRAGRLVASTTLAETSKDEIARGIVGGDLPAARTRKALSPGETVLAVEALTVARRGRDVGPVSFELRAGEIVGIAGVSGNGQAELIRALTGLEQTHSGNITLCGNEIEKLDVEARRQTGMSYIPEDRQRMGLALRASVSENANAGRDDAGAFTAGPFLKHGAMAQYARSLIERYRIRVAGPRASASTMSGGNKQKLVVGRELSRNTPLVIAENPTWGVDIGAIDFIHGELMRMRDAGHAILLVSTELDEVIALSDRILVMYDGAIAGEVDGGEASRERVGALMTSRAADALGAASPGAAA, encoded by the coding sequence ATGCGCATCGACCTGCAGGACGTCACCGTCCGCTTTGGCCCGGTCACGGCCGTGGACAATGTTTCGCTCGGCATCAAGCCGGGCGAAATCCACGCGCTTCTGGGCGAAAACGGCGCCGGAAAATCCACCCTCATGAACGCGCTGTTCGGTCTGGTCACGCCGGAAAGCGGCACGATCAGACTTGATGGCGAGACGCGCCACTGGGCTTCGCCGCAGGATGCCATCGCCCATGGGTTGGGCATGGTGCATCAGCACTTCATGCTGCAGGAAGAGATGACGGTGCTGGAAAACATCGTCTTGTGCGCAGAGCCGGTGGGCCGCTTCGGCTTTGTGGATTTCTCCCGCGCCCGTTCCCGCCTTGATGAAATCGCAAAAACCCACGGTGTCGCCATCGATCTCGACCGACGCGTCGGCCGTCTCTCGGTCGGCGAACGGCAGGCGGTGGAGATCCTCAAAGTGCTTTACCGCGAGGCCGAAGTCCTGATTCTGGATGAGCCGACCGCCGTGCTGACCCCGCAGGAGAAGGACCGTCTTTTCGCAACGCTCAAGAGTTTTCGCGAGGCGGGCAAGGCGATTGTCCTGATCACCCACAAGCTCGATGAGGTGATGGAAATCGCCGACCGGGTGAGCGTGATGCGGGCAGGGCGTCTTGTCGCGTCCACGACGCTTGCGGAAACCTCGAAGGACGAGATCGCCCGCGGCATTGTCGGCGGCGATCTGCCGGCGGCCAGAACCCGCAAGGCGCTCAGCCCCGGCGAAACGGTGCTCGCAGTCGAAGCCCTCACCGTTGCGCGGCGCGGCCGCGATGTCGGTCCCGTTTCGTTCGAACTGCGGGCAGGCGAGATCGTCGGCATTGCCGGTGTCAGCGGCAATGGCCAGGCAGAGCTCATCCGTGCGCTGACAGGCCTGGAGCAAACGCATTCCGGCAACATCACCCTGTGCGGCAATGAAATCGAGAAACTGGATGTGGAGGCGCGCCGGCAGACCGGCATGAGTTACATCCCCGAAGACCGGCAGCGCATGGGGCTCGCCCTTCGCGCCTCCGTCAGCGAAAACGCGAATGCGGGCCGCGACGATGCGGGCGCTTTCACCGCCGGCCCGTTCCTGAAACACGGGGCCATGGCCCAATATGCGCGCTCCCTGATCGAGCGCTACCGCATTCGCGTGGCCGGTCCGCGCGCTTCCGCCTCCACCATGTCGGGCGGCAACAAGCAGAAGCTTGTCGTCGGGCGCGAACTTTCGCGCAACACGCCGCTGGTGATTGCCGAAAATCCCACTTGGGGCGTCGATATCGGCGCCATCGATTTCATCCATGGCGAGTTGATGCGCATGCGCGATGCGGGTCACGCCATTCTTCTGGTCTCCACCGAGCTCGACGAGGTGATCGCTTTGTCCGACCGCATTCTGGTCATGTATGACGGCGCCATCGCCGGTGAGGTCGATGGCGGCGAGGCGAGCCGAGAGCGTGTTGGCGCCCTGATGACCTCGCGCGCCGCCGATGCGCTGGGCGCGGCTTCCCCAGGAGCTGCGGCATGA
- a CDS encoding BMP family ABC transporter substrate-binding protein, whose amino-acid sequence MRGLRTWLAAGLLATTAFAMPASAADKFFVYVSPDQIGVNAFLKLGQAGIEEAGEKYGADVETYESRTAADRLENVNAAVNEGADIVVLLGFEFNDIVKQVAPTAPDTQFLIVDQCIDDRPDNVHCAVFREYEASYLVGVAAGMLTQSNKVGVVGALDIPFLHRYTDAYADGVKSVNADASVDIRWVGGENPFADPVRAKEQAVAMNAAGADQIFTATSGGDFGVFEAAKEKDFDVYSVDVNQCPNAPGHVVDVTLKRVDNAMVQAIGAILEGEKKLTMALGLKEGGVSTIALEEDELADSGCLIADHPEVAAKMREVAGQIEDGLLTLEDPMFAK is encoded by the coding sequence ATGAGGGGATTGAGAACTTGGCTGGCGGCGGGACTTCTTGCAACAACGGCCTTTGCAATGCCGGCTTCCGCGGCGGATAAATTCTTCGTCTATGTCTCTCCCGATCAGATCGGCGTGAATGCGTTCCTGAAGCTTGGCCAGGCGGGCATCGAAGAGGCGGGCGAGAAATACGGTGCCGATGTGGAAACCTATGAAAGCCGCACGGCGGCCGACCGTCTTGAAAACGTCAACGCCGCCGTCAACGAGGGCGCCGACATCGTGGTGCTGCTGGGCTTCGAGTTCAACGACATCGTCAAGCAGGTCGCACCCACCGCACCCGACACGCAGTTCCTGATCGTCGACCAGTGCATCGACGACCGGCCTGATAACGTTCACTGCGCGGTCTTCCGCGAATATGAGGCGAGCTATCTCGTCGGTGTCGCCGCCGGCATGCTGACGCAGAGCAACAAGGTCGGCGTGGTCGGCGCGCTCGATATTCCCTTCCTGCACCGCTACACGGACGCCTATGCCGATGGCGTCAAATCGGTGAATGCCGACGCCTCTGTCGACATTCGCTGGGTGGGTGGCGAAAATCCGTTTGCCGACCCGGTGCGCGCCAAGGAACAGGCCGTGGCCATGAACGCTGCCGGCGCCGACCAGATCTTTACGGCCACATCGGGCGGTGATTTCGGCGTCTTCGAGGCGGCGAAGGAAAAGGATTTCGACGTCTATTCCGTCGACGTGAACCAGTGCCCCAATGCGCCTGGCCACGTGGTCGATGTCACGCTGAAGCGCGTCGACAACGCCATGGTACAGGCCATTGGTGCAATCCTCGAAGGCGAGAAGAAACTCACCATGGCGCTCGGCCTCAAGGAAGGTGGCGTGTCGACCATCGCGCTCGAGGAAGACGAACTGGCCGACAGCGGTTGCCTGATTGCCGATCATCCGGAGGTGGCGGCCAAGATGCGTGAGGTTGCAGGGCAGATCGAGGACGGCTTGCTGACGCTCGAAGACCCGATGTTCGCCAAGTAA
- a CDS encoding cupin domain-containing protein, with translation MLPLWFVENSNADEFWTEERCYITELMNTPASPETSLAIARVEAGVTTQLHHLDGICERYVIRKGSGIIEIDGERQTMQAGDQAIIQPGAAQRITNTGPGELEFYCLCTPRFRPETYVNLEE, from the coding sequence ATGTTACCGTTATGGTTTGTCGAAAACAGCAATGCGGACGAGTTCTGGACAGAGGAACGCTGTTACATCACCGAGTTGATGAACACGCCGGCTTCGCCGGAAACCTCGCTTGCGATCGCCAGGGTCGAGGCGGGAGTGACCACGCAGCTTCACCATCTCGACGGAATCTGCGAACGATATGTGATCCGCAAGGGAAGCGGCATTATCGAGATCGATGGCGAGCGCCAGACGATGCAAGCGGGCGATCAGGCGATCATCCAGCCCGGCGCGGCCCAGCGCATCACGAATACCGGTCCGGGCGAGCTGGAGTTTTACTGCCTCTGCACGCCCCGGTTTCGCCCCGAAACCTATGTCAATCTCGAAGAATAA
- a CDS encoding LuxR C-terminal-related transcriptional regulator, which translates to MEQAKLGHDSNLRTMVDPAEGALAVSGNEDWETIENDAEREIVLLIDPRVLDRECLARSLETQNSSLEIIAVGSAEEWHRIADGREPEAVLLIAGSRKITDQGICAEIHALAEEFSQHPVVVIADTDDLGQILKALEAGARGYIPSNVGVGVAAEAILLARAGGVFVPASGVLAMRDVINSNSSRVVGLGNLFTAREAEVAEALRRGKANKIIAYELQLCESTVKVHIRNIMKKLNATNRTEVAYKIREMQS; encoded by the coding sequence GTGGAACAGGCAAAATTAGGTCACGACAGCAATCTGCGCACCATGGTGGATCCAGCCGAAGGCGCGCTGGCCGTATCAGGCAATGAGGACTGGGAGACGATCGAAAATGATGCTGAGCGTGAAATCGTTCTCTTGATCGACCCAAGGGTGCTGGACCGCGAGTGTCTGGCACGAAGTCTCGAAACCCAGAATTCTTCTCTTGAAATCATCGCGGTCGGTTCTGCCGAAGAGTGGCACAGGATTGCCGACGGGAGGGAGCCCGAAGCCGTCCTTCTGATCGCCGGTAGCCGCAAGATCACCGATCAGGGAATCTGCGCTGAAATTCACGCTCTGGCCGAGGAGTTCAGCCAGCACCCGGTTGTCGTCATTGCCGACACGGATGATCTGGGGCAGATACTCAAGGCGCTGGAGGCCGGCGCCAGGGGATATATTCCAAGCAATGTGGGAGTCGGCGTGGCTGCGGAGGCCATCCTTCTGGCGAGAGCCGGTGGCGTGTTCGTACCGGCCAGCGGTGTCCTGGCAATGCGCGACGTGATCAATTCCAACAGCAGCCGTGTCGTCGGTCTCGGGAATCTCTTCACGGCGCGTGAGGCCGAGGTTGCAGAGGCGCTTCGGCGCGGCAAGGCCAACAAGATCATCGCCTATGAGCTTCAACTGTGCGAAAGCACCGTGAAAGTGCACATTCGAAACATCATGAAGAAGCTCAATGCGACCAACAGAACCGAGGTCGCCTACAAGATCCGAGAAATGCAATCGTGA
- a CDS encoding Crp/Fnr family transcriptional regulator — translation MSVPLTENYREILHYLEAETARGLFGHDAGKTNHTGLRKRIYASGDTIADMDGQKRVVMLVVSGWVSNGKELEDGTRTVIDFSLTGDIITVGSTEWAREEVRALSAVTVFELPGAIYENLSTYPRHVREFILKGMARRYARVAEHFVNISRRGAFERVANLLLELSFRVGGHQEDGANSFACPLTQIDLSDALGLSVVHVNRVLRKLREGGYVTFRGGVVAFQNRPGLIEATGFDSSYLALAKPVHT, via the coding sequence ATGTCGGTTCCGCTTACCGAAAATTACAGGGAAATCCTGCACTATCTCGAAGCTGAGACGGCTCGTGGTTTGTTTGGACATGATGCAGGCAAGACAAACCACACCGGCTTGCGCAAGCGCATCTATGCCAGTGGTGACACCATCGCGGACATGGATGGACAGAAACGCGTTGTCATGCTGGTGGTTTCGGGCTGGGTTTCCAACGGTAAGGAACTGGAAGACGGGACGCGTACCGTGATCGACTTTTCCCTGACGGGTGACATCATCACCGTCGGGAGCACAGAGTGGGCGAGGGAAGAGGTGCGGGCTCTGTCGGCGGTTACCGTTTTCGAGTTGCCCGGAGCGATTTACGAGAACCTGTCGACCTATCCCCGCCATGTCCGGGAATTCATTCTCAAGGGAATGGCGCGGCGATACGCGCGCGTGGCCGAGCATTTCGTCAACATCAGCCGGCGGGGTGCCTTCGAGCGCGTTGCCAATCTGCTGCTTGAACTGTCATTCCGGGTTGGCGGTCACCAGGAAGACGGAGCGAACTCCTTTGCCTGTCCGCTCACCCAGATTGATCTGAGCGATGCGCTTGGTCTTTCGGTGGTGCATGTCAATCGAGTGCTGAGAAAACTGCGGGAGGGCGGCTACGTGACTTTCCGCGGCGGGGTGGTGGCCTTTCAAAACCGACCCGGGCTGATTGAAGCAACCGGGTTCGACAGCTCGTATCTGGCTCTTGCCAAGCCGGTACACACATAA
- a CDS encoding polysaccharide pyruvyl transferase family protein, whose product MKIVIFNVRYSPNLGDGILAECLERQLGIALPGARIETVDLAGRTAYGAQDARRSQALRLLQTMPPPIRRMVVERAIGSRLAVLRTLWRRKISRADAVIIGGGNLFQDDDLNFPLKIAQVLELCREEQRPVGIFAVGVSRAWSRRAANLFGRLQACDVFHVSVRDDGAMHNWRMHFSEGPEASIAPDPALTLAGRAHRGRHRERPVVGLCVTHPLVLQRHGGGAGRGHLLGTMDGYRALAEGLVDAGCDVLFFTNGAVEDASFLDRIRHRMSAFASRNPGRCTFAPRPVAPRELVALVSSLDAMAGHRLHACISAYALNVPPVGIGWDQKVESFFRLVGREPFFVSAHTGSVRDIRECVLAAVETGLDSERRRQCMQAAAGSIVRLADSLSVRIEERNGQPA is encoded by the coding sequence ATGAAGATCGTCATCTTCAATGTTCGATACAGCCCCAATCTGGGGGACGGAATTCTGGCCGAATGCCTTGAACGACAACTGGGGATCGCGCTGCCGGGTGCTCGGATCGAAACCGTGGATCTGGCAGGTCGCACGGCCTACGGGGCTCAGGATGCCCGTCGTTCGCAAGCCTTGCGCCTACTGCAGACCATGCCTCCGCCCATCCGCCGGATGGTGGTGGAGCGCGCGATCGGATCGAGACTGGCAGTGCTTCGCACTCTCTGGCGGCGCAAGATCTCCCGGGCCGATGCGGTGATTATCGGAGGCGGCAATCTCTTCCAGGATGATGATCTGAACTTCCCGTTGAAGATCGCGCAGGTCCTGGAACTGTGCCGGGAGGAACAACGTCCTGTCGGCATTTTTGCGGTCGGTGTCAGCCGCGCCTGGTCGCGGCGGGCTGCCAACCTGTTCGGGCGGCTGCAAGCCTGCGACGTCTTTCATGTCTCGGTACGGGACGATGGTGCGATGCACAATTGGAGAATGCATTTCAGCGAGGGCCCCGAGGCCTCGATTGCCCCCGATCCCGCGCTCACACTGGCAGGGCGTGCGCATCGGGGGAGGCATCGGGAGCGTCCGGTGGTCGGGCTTTGTGTCACGCATCCCCTGGTCCTGCAGCGACACGGGGGCGGGGCCGGGAGAGGACATCTGCTTGGCACGATGGATGGATACCGCGCTCTGGCAGAAGGGCTTGTGGATGCGGGCTGTGATGTTTTGTTCTTCACCAATGGTGCGGTGGAAGATGCTTCCTTTCTGGATCGCATCCGGCACCGGATGTCGGCCTTTGCCTCCCGGAATCCGGGGCGGTGCACGTTTGCGCCGAGGCCGGTTGCTCCCCGCGAGCTGGTCGCACTTGTCAGCAGTCTCGATGCCATGGCCGGTCATCGGCTGCACGCCTGTATTTCGGCCTATGCGCTCAATGTTCCGCCCGTGGGCATAGGCTGGGATCAGAAAGTGGAATCGTTCTTTCGCCTGGTCGGGCGTGAACCCTTTTTCGTTTCCGCGCACACAGGAAGCGTGCGCGATATCCGAGAGTGCGTTCTCGCTGCGGTCGAAACCGGGCTCGACAGTGAACGGCGCCGACAGTGCATGCAAGCCGCTGCCGGCTCCATTGTCCGGCTGGCCGACAGCCTGAGTGTGAGAATTGAGGAGCGCAATGGACAACCCGCATGA
- a CDS encoding glycoside hydrolase family 16 protein, with the protein MSFATGKPPHLSRRRALVGGAAVLAMSLVTAFVPGSSLAGDQLPTQSDMLNVETMEISFNEDFATLDVSAWGPGTRWIAHTPWAGDFGGARFANPDERSPFRIVDGKLHIEAKRDPEGDWQSGLLASVDADGNGFSQQYGYFEMRARLPEGPGVWPAFWLIGRDRSKATAEIDVIEFYGDKPEGYSSVVHVWHRDGRHYSRFHRNAVFVEARPGAFHTYGVKVDPGWIRFYFNREFVWKTETQPEHRQPLYILLNLALVDGPTKDDTPDPSHMIVDYVRAYRLDRDL; encoded by the coding sequence GTGTCATTCGCCACAGGAAAACCGCCTCATCTGTCACGCCGGCGCGCACTCGTCGGCGGCGCGGCGGTTTTGGCCATGTCTCTTGTCACTGCATTTGTGCCCGGCTCATCCCTCGCCGGGGATCAACTCCCAACCCAGTCTGACATGTTGAATGTGGAGACAATGGAAATCTCCTTCAACGAGGATTTCGCCACGCTCGACGTCTCTGCCTGGGGACCCGGCACGCGCTGGATCGCGCACACGCCCTGGGCAGGAGACTTCGGCGGTGCGCGCTTTGCCAATCCCGATGAGCGCTCTCCTTTCAGGATCGTGGACGGCAAGCTTCACATTGAGGCGAAACGCGACCCGGAAGGCGACTGGCAATCGGGACTGCTTGCCTCGGTGGACGCGGATGGCAACGGGTTCTCGCAGCAGTATGGCTATTTCGAAATGCGTGCCCGATTGCCCGAGGGGCCGGGAGTCTGGCCGGCATTCTGGCTTATCGGCAGGGATCGCTCGAAGGCCACGGCCGAAATCGACGTGATCGAGTTCTATGGCGACAAACCCGAGGGCTATTCCTCCGTGGTCCATGTCTGGCATCGCGACGGGCGCCACTACTCCCGCTTTCATCGCAACGCGGTCTTCGTCGAAGCACGCCCTGGTGCGTTTCACACCTATGGCGTGAAAGTGGATCCGGGCTGGATCCGTTTTTACTTCAACCGTGAATTCGTCTGGAAGACCGAGACACAGCCCGAACACAGGCAACCGCTCTACATCCTGCTCAACCTGGCTCTGGTCGACGGGCCCACAAAAGACGACACTCCGGACCCCTCGCACATGATCGTCGACTATGTGCGGGCCTACCGCCTCGACCGAGATCTCTAA
- a CDS encoding amino acid adenylation domain-containing protein, which yields MHHNQQHAERSGHIGAGTATRPAARRAYDRDVAVHHIVAGIAGTRPDATAISFDGVEMTYGTLERTTSELAARLIAMGVRKGDIVGLLLPRALKTLIAKLAVLKAGAAYAPFDPAYPVEHLSYMTRDCAPRALMTDRESASLAAGLPVATDRLVDIDLALATQTGGETAAAFPSVGGGDAAYVMYTSGSTGRPKGVVIPHRGIQRLVCDQNFVDFRPDDVVLHTATISFDAATFEIWGALLNGARLAGIGDRTLSMPRIAETIGKERVSVMLLTTGLFNLLVDHSGGKLNSLRHVLFGGEVASADHARRFLAAHPTCRLTNAYGPTEVTVIASTFDIPADLQDDTVPIGYSIANNGLHILGDDLSELPPGREGQLAVSGDGLAIGYLNRPELTQERFVTITAKNGESLRCYLTGDMAVMDPDGLLHFRGRRDRQVKIDGKRIELDEIETALRRDSHLADAVVECHQAGSARRLIAYLRPHTMNGHDEGDFAAAVLGRLKGVLPAHMVPGRAIVLQEFPMNRAGKVDRSRLPAPSEAQAPEAAPAEGMEALIARHWRRVLGTENFGPDQNFFDLGGTSMQLMRVHAALEEELGRSIDVVSVFQHPKIRSLAAFLEKAPDSLQKTAATQSRAARQREVMSQFRRSRR from the coding sequence ATGCATCACAATCAGCAACACGCCGAGCGATCCGGCCACATTGGCGCCGGCACCGCCACACGGCCAGCGGCGCGGCGCGCCTATGACCGCGACGTGGCAGTGCATCACATCGTCGCCGGGATCGCCGGCACCAGACCCGACGCAACGGCCATCTCGTTCGACGGTGTGGAGATGACGTATGGCACACTCGAGCGAACGACCTCGGAACTCGCCGCGCGTCTCATCGCCATGGGAGTGCGCAAGGGGGACATTGTCGGCCTTCTTCTGCCGCGCGCTCTGAAAACGCTGATCGCCAAGCTGGCGGTCCTGAAGGCAGGGGCGGCCTATGCCCCCTTCGACCCCGCCTATCCGGTGGAGCATCTCTCCTACATGACCCGGGACTGTGCGCCGCGTGCACTCATGACAGACCGCGAAAGCGCCTCGCTCGCAGCCGGTCTGCCGGTGGCGACTGATCGGCTTGTCGACATAGACCTGGCGCTTGCCACTCAGACCGGTGGGGAGACGGCTGCGGCGTTTCCGTCCGTTGGCGGCGGCGATGCCGCCTATGTGATGTACACGTCTGGTTCAACGGGGCGTCCAAAGGGTGTGGTCATTCCGCACCGCGGCATCCAGCGGCTTGTATGCGACCAGAATTTTGTCGACTTCCGCCCGGATGACGTGGTGCTGCATACGGCGACAATCTCCTTCGATGCCGCCACATTCGAGATCTGGGGCGCGCTTTTGAACGGGGCGCGGCTGGCTGGCATCGGCGACCGCACGCTCTCCATGCCGCGCATTGCCGAAACGATCGGAAAGGAGCGCGTCTCGGTGATGCTGCTCACCACCGGGCTCTTCAACCTCCTGGTCGATCATTCCGGCGGCAAGCTCAACTCGCTGCGGCATGTCCTCTTCGGAGGTGAAGTGGCATCCGCCGATCATGCGCGGAGATTTCTCGCCGCTCATCCGACATGCCGCCTGACCAATGCCTATGGGCCGACGGAAGTCACCGTCATTGCCTCGACCTTCGACATTCCGGCCGACCTGCAGGACGACACGGTGCCCATCGGTTATTCCATCGCCAATAACGGTCTTCACATTCTCGGTGATGATCTCAGCGAGCTTCCGCCAGGGCGGGAAGGCCAGCTTGCGGTTTCCGGCGACGGGCTCGCCATCGGCTATCTGAACCGCCCGGAGCTGACGCAGGAACGCTTCGTCACAATCACCGCAAAGAATGGCGAGAGCCTGCGCTGCTATCTGACGGGCGACATGGCGGTGATGGACCCTGACGGGCTCCTGCATTTTCGCGGCCGCCGCGACCGGCAGGTGAAAATCGACGGCAAACGTATCGAGCTCGATGAGATCGAGACCGCGCTGCGTCGTGACAGCCATCTGGCCGATGCGGTGGTCGAGTGTCATCAGGCCGGATCGGCAAGGCGGCTGATCGCCTATCTTCGCCCGCACACGATGAACGGGCATGACGAAGGGGACTTCGCCGCCGCCGTTCTCGGGCGGCTGAAGGGCGTATTGCCGGCGCATATGGTGCCGGGGCGGGCCATCGTTCTGCAGGAATTCCCCATGAACCGTGCCGGGAAGGTTGACCGCTCCCGCCTGCCGGCTCCGAGCGAAGCACAGGCGCCAGAGGCAGCGCCGGCAGAAGGAATGGAAGCCCTCATCGCGCGGCACTGGCGCCGGGTGCTCGGTACCGAAAATTTCGGCCCGGATCAGAACTTTTTCGACCTCGGCGGGACATCCATGCAGCTCATGCGCGTGCATGCGGCGCTTGAAGAGGAGCTTGGCCGCAGCATCGATGTGGTGAGCGTATTCCAACACCCGAAGATCCGCAGTCTGGCGGCCTTCCTCGAGAAAGCGCCGGACAGTCTCCAGAAGACCGCCGCAACACAAAGCCGCGCCGCTCGGCAGAGAGAGGTCATGTCACAATTCCGCCGGAGCAGACGATGA